A region of Flavobacterium indicum GPTSA100-9 = DSM 17447 DNA encodes the following proteins:
- a CDS encoding MlaD family protein: MEKTNTEKIRLGVFVLAGITIFIIAIYFIGNKQNMFGKTTPISAIFNNVNGLQLGNNVRYAGINIGIVKNIEMINDTMIKVDMAIETKILPHIKKDAIAAISSDGLVGNMIINIIPGKGVAAPIQPNDVIQSFNKVRTEDMLKTLSVTNENAAILTANLIKITRDISEGKGTVGLLLNDTQIANDLKETMRYLKMTSQGTTESIQNLNKLITSLNQKENVIGVVNDTAVANKIKSIVINLEKSSKKIDVVVDNLNTTIDNAKNGKGAINYLSNNPKLVQKIDSTIININEASIRLNQNLEALKHNFFFKGYFKKQEKQKQKVTR; encoded by the coding sequence ATGGAAAAAACAAATACTGAAAAAATCAGACTCGGAGTTTTTGTACTTGCAGGTATAACAATATTTATTATTGCAATTTATTTTATTGGAAATAAACAAAATATGTTTGGTAAAACAACACCTATAAGTGCTATTTTTAATAATGTAAATGGTTTACAATTAGGAAATAATGTACGCTATGCTGGAATAAACATCGGTATTGTAAAAAATATAGAAATGATAAATGATACCATGATTAAAGTTGACATGGCGATTGAAACAAAAATTTTACCACATATTAAAAAAGATGCAATTGCTGCAATTAGCTCCGATGGATTAGTAGGAAATATGATAATCAATATCATTCCAGGAAAAGGAGTCGCTGCTCCTATTCAACCTAATGATGTAATTCAATCGTTTAATAAAGTACGAACTGAAGATATGCTTAAAACACTTAGCGTAACAAATGAAAACGCCGCTATTTTAACCGCTAATTTAATAAAAATAACAAGAGATATTTCTGAAGGAAAAGGAACAGTTGGCTTATTATTGAACGATACTCAAATTGCTAACGACTTAAAAGAAACTATGCGTTATTTAAAAATGACAAGTCAAGGTACTACGGAATCAATTCAAAATTTAAATAAATTAATAACCTCACTCAATCAAAAAGAAAATGTAATTGGTGTAGTTAACGACACAGCAGTTGCAAATAAAATAAAAAGTATAGTGATTAATTTAGAAAAGTCTAGCAAAAAAATTGATGTCGTTGTTGATAATTTAAATACCACAATTGATAATGCAAAAAATGGAAAAGGTGCAATTAATTATTTATCCAATAATCCCAAATTAGTTCAAAAAATTGATTCAACTATTATAAATATTAATGAAGCTAGTATTAGATTGAATCAAAATTTAGAAGCTTTAAAACATAATTTTTTCTTTAAAGGATATTTTAAAAAACAAGAAAAACAAAAGCAAAAAGTAACCAGATAA
- a CDS encoding VOC family protein, which translates to MATVNVYLTFNGTTEEAFNFYKSVFGGEFSYIGRFKDMPADENCPPPSEEEANKIMHVSLPISKETVLMASDSTSFSGDVTFGNNFSVSINADSKEEADNLFNGLSAGGTVIMPMEKTFWGAYFGMFTDKFGIHWMVNFDEPQE; encoded by the coding sequence ATGGCAACAGTAAATGTGTATTTAACATTCAATGGAACTACAGAAGAAGCATTTAATTTTTACAAATCAGTTTTTGGAGGTGAATTTAGCTACATAGGTAGATTTAAAGATATGCCTGCAGATGAAAATTGTCCACCTCCATCTGAAGAAGAAGCAAATAAAATTATGCATGTGAGTCTTCCCATTAGTAAAGAGACCGTATTAATGGCGAGTGATAGTACTAGTTTTAGTGGAGATGTTACTTTTGGAAACAATTTTTCTGTTTCTATTAATGCCGATTCGAAAGAAGAAGCCGACAATTTATTCAATGGCTTATCAGCTGGTGGAACTGTAATCATGCCTATGGAAAAAACATTTTGGGGCGCATACTTTGGAATGTTCACCGATAAATTTGGTATCCATTGGATGGTAAATTTTGATGAACCACAAGAATAA
- a CDS encoding cation-translocating P-type ATPase, translated as MNTIWNGLTQEQAKQNLETFGFNELPTSKPKSIFKIAVEVFKEPLFLLLIACSSLYLILGDTTEGVILFSSVFIIIFITFNQHRKTEKSLEALRQLSSPRALVIRDNQEVRITGREIVPNDIIILNEGDRVPADAILLESTNLTIDESLLTGEAIPVNKNENKPDTIYSGTLVVQGSGYAKVTNTGTNTEFGKIGLSLNKIEKESTRLQIEMKKLIFNLFTIGALISIGVIVAFYYTRGSILNALLTGLAASMALLPEEFPVVLTIFLALGAWRLSKNKVLTRKPSAIETLGAATVLCSDKTGTITQNKMQIVQLHYQSRIYYNQEFKEHVNTFFPLIEGLFWASAEHAIDPMEKAIHQEFYALHQTKKEYVLLKEYSLSKTLFAMTRVYEDKASNQNSAFCKGAPEAVFELCQLDASELAKQNEIVSQLASKGYRILACAFSSLHSDELPADQRNINFSLLGLVAFEDPIRPEVPNAIKECNEAGIRVIMITGDYPETARSIANQIGILHQNKIITGSDLQNMDESVLKEKIKTTQVFARIIPEQKLQLINALKANREIVAMTGDGVNDAPALKAADIGIAMGLRGTDVAREASSLVLLDDNFISIVQAMRQGRKIFDNLQKAMSYIVAIHIPIIALVLMPAFFSSLPILLMPLHIVFLELIIDPVCAVAFESEQEEKNIMKRPPRKPNELFFGWKKIIFSIFKGLLLMGAVITVYFLSITEGHSEGEVRAISFSALIIGNVFLILTSLSETRSIFSILKEKNKAVFLISFFAFLVLILTITQPYLVTIFNFENPGVNHFGPSILSASIMLIVLELIKYLKIKQQ; from the coding sequence ATGAATACTATTTGGAACGGATTAACCCAAGAACAAGCAAAACAAAACCTTGAAACATTTGGTTTTAATGAATTACCTACATCAAAACCTAAGTCAATTTTTAAAATAGCGGTTGAAGTTTTTAAAGAGCCTTTATTTTTGTTGTTGATTGCATGTAGCTCTTTATACTTAATTCTAGGAGACACTACGGAAGGAGTCATTTTATTTTCATCAGTATTCATCATTATTTTCATAACCTTTAATCAGCATAGAAAAACAGAAAAATCTTTAGAAGCACTAAGACAACTCTCTTCTCCTCGTGCCTTAGTTATTCGCGATAATCAAGAAGTTAGAATAACAGGAAGAGAAATTGTGCCCAATGATATCATAATTTTAAATGAAGGCGATCGTGTTCCTGCTGATGCCATTTTACTAGAAAGTACCAATTTAACTATTGATGAATCTTTGTTAACAGGAGAAGCTATTCCAGTAAATAAAAATGAAAATAAACCGGATACAATTTATAGCGGAACTTTGGTGGTTCAAGGAAGTGGTTATGCCAAAGTAACAAACACAGGAACAAATACCGAATTTGGAAAAATAGGTCTTTCTTTAAACAAAATCGAAAAAGAAAGTACACGTTTACAAATTGAAATGAAAAAATTAATTTTTAATTTATTCACTATTGGAGCCTTAATAAGTATAGGTGTTATTGTAGCTTTTTATTACACTAGAGGATCCATCTTAAACGCTTTATTAACTGGATTAGCCGCTTCTATGGCTTTATTACCCGAAGAATTTCCTGTTGTATTAACAATTTTTTTAGCTCTTGGAGCATGGAGATTATCAAAAAATAAAGTATTAACACGTAAACCTTCAGCTATTGAAACATTAGGTGCCGCTACGGTTTTATGTAGTGATAAAACAGGAACAATTACACAAAATAAAATGCAAATTGTACAATTGCATTACCAATCAAGAATATATTATAATCAGGAATTTAAAGAACATGTAAATACCTTCTTTCCTTTAATTGAAGGTTTGTTTTGGGCCTCTGCTGAACATGCCATAGATCCAATGGAAAAAGCAATACATCAGGAGTTCTATGCATTACATCAGACGAAAAAAGAATATGTGCTTTTAAAAGAATATTCTTTATCCAAAACACTCTTTGCTATGACTCGGGTATATGAAGATAAAGCGAGTAATCAAAATAGTGCCTTTTGTAAAGGTGCTCCCGAAGCCGTATTTGAACTGTGTCAACTTGATGCTTCTGAACTAGCAAAACAAAATGAAATTGTAAGTCAATTAGCTTCAAAGGGTTACCGAATTTTAGCTTGTGCATTTTCTTCATTACATTCAGATGAACTACCAGCAGATCAAAGAAATATTAATTTTTCATTGTTAGGATTAGTAGCTTTTGAAGATCCAATTAGACCCGAAGTACCCAATGCAATTAAAGAGTGCAATGAAGCAGGAATTAGAGTAATTATGATTACGGGAGATTATCCAGAAACAGCACGAAGTATAGCAAATCAAATAGGGATATTACATCAAAACAAAATCATTACTGGCTCCGATTTACAAAACATGGATGAATCCGTGTTGAAGGAAAAAATTAAAACTACACAAGTATTTGCTCGAATTATTCCTGAACAAAAATTACAACTCATAAATGCATTGAAAGCCAATAGAGAAATTGTTGCAATGACTGGAGATGGAGTTAATGATGCTCCTGCACTAAAAGCCGCAGATATTGGTATTGCAATGGGCTTAAGAGGAACAGATGTTGCGCGAGAGGCCTCTTCACTTGTACTTTTAGATGATAATTTTATATCTATAGTTCAAGCCATGCGTCAAGGAAGAAAAATATTTGATAACCTTCAAAAAGCAATGTCTTATATTGTTGCTATTCATATTCCTATTATTGCCTTAGTATTAATGCCTGCTTTCTTTTCTTCTTTACCTATATTATTAATGCCTTTACATATTGTATTTTTAGAATTAATAATAGATCCGGTTTGTGCGGTGGCTTTTGAATCTGAACAAGAAGAGAAAAACATTATGAAGCGCCCCCCAAGAAAGCCTAATGAATTGTTCTTTGGATGGAAAAAAATTATTTTCAGTATATTTAAAGGATTGTTGTTGATGGGAGCAGTTATTACGGTTTATTTTCTATCTATTACGGAAGGGCATTCAGAAGGTGAAGTAAGAGCAATATCCTTTAGCGCATTAATCATTGGTAATGTTTTTTTAATATTAACATCCCTTTCTGAAACAAGATCGATATTTTCTATTCTCAAAGAAAAAAATAAGGCTGTTTTCTTAATTTCTTTCTTTGCTTTTTTAGTTTTAATTTTAACAATTACTCAACCTTACTTGGTTACTATTTTCAATTTTGAGAATCCAGGCGTAAATCATTTTGGACCATCTATTTTAAGCGCTTCCATTATGTTAATTGTTTTAGAATTGATAAAATATTTAAAAATTAAGCAGCAATAA
- a CDS encoding MlaE family ABC transporter permease — protein MIPILNKIERSVQTFLIEIGDLSYFAGRFFKEVFKSPFEFKEFLRQCYQVGNRSLLLVSVTGFIIGLVFTLQSRPTLQEFGAVSWMPSMVSISIIREIGPIITALICAGRIGSGIGAELGSMRVTEQIDAMEVSGTNPFKYLVITRISATILMLPLLVLIGDSIAIYGSYLVENIKGNVSFTLYFNQVFDALEFSDLLPATIKSFFFGFAIGLVGCYKGYYCNKGTAGVGLAANSAVVYTSMLLFVIDFIAVFVTDIFYHL, from the coding sequence ATGATCCCAATTTTAAATAAAATAGAACGTTCGGTTCAAACATTCTTAATTGAAATTGGAGACCTCTCCTATTTTGCAGGTCGGTTTTTTAAAGAAGTATTTAAAAGCCCTTTCGAATTTAAAGAGTTTTTAAGACAATGTTATCAAGTTGGAAATCGTTCCCTATTACTAGTAAGTGTAACAGGATTCATCATTGGATTAGTATTCACATTACAATCACGTCCGACTTTACAGGAATTTGGCGCTGTTTCTTGGATGCCTTCAATGGTAAGTATTTCTATTATTCGTGAAATTGGTCCAATAATAACCGCATTAATTTGTGCTGGTCGAATTGGATCTGGAATTGGTGCCGAGCTAGGATCAATGCGTGTAACAGAACAAATTGATGCCATGGAAGTTTCAGGAACTAACCCATTTAAATATTTAGTTATAACAAGAATTTCGGCTACAATTTTAATGCTTCCATTATTAGTGTTAATTGGAGATTCTATTGCAATTTATGGTTCTTATTTAGTAGAAAATATAAAAGGAAATGTTTCTTTTACCCTTTACTTCAATCAGGTTTTTGATGCTCTAGAATTTAGTGACTTATTACCTGCAACTATAAAATCTTTTTTCTTTGGATTTGCAATTGGATTAGTAGGATGTTATAAAGGATATTATTGTAATAAAGGTACAGCTGGTGTAGGCTTAGCAGCCAATTCAGCCGTAGTGTACACATCAATGTTACTGTTTGTCATCGATTTTATTGCAGTTTTTGTAACCGATATATTTTACCATTTATGA
- a CDS encoding ABC transporter ATP-binding protein translates to MSTPIIQIQHLKKSFGTNKVLDDFHLELYEGESLVVMGKSGSGKSVMIKCLVGLVQPDIGTIEIMGKNMMTLEQEELDEIRTEVGFLFQGSALYDSMSVRENLEFPLRRHTKKFGKIKDATPMVLEALKSVGLENAIDLMPNELSGGMKRRIALARTLILKPKIILYDEPTTGLDPITSKEIIQLMKSIQKTYKTSSIVITHDIDCARVVADRMILLIDGKNYIEGTFNSIAQSEDPKVKAFFK, encoded by the coding sequence ATGAGCACACCTATCATTCAAATACAACATCTTAAAAAAAGTTTTGGTACAAATAAAGTATTAGATGATTTTCACTTAGAATTATATGAAGGTGAAAGTTTAGTTGTAATGGGAAAATCAGGTTCTGGTAAATCAGTGATGATTAAATGTTTAGTGGGACTAGTGCAACCTGATATTGGCACAATTGAAATAATGGGTAAAAATATGATGACTCTTGAACAAGAGGAATTAGATGAAATTAGAACAGAAGTTGGTTTTTTATTCCAAGGAAGTGCACTATATGATTCCATGTCGGTTCGAGAAAATCTTGAATTCCCTTTACGAAGACATACTAAAAAATTTGGAAAAATAAAGGACGCCACACCTATGGTGCTTGAAGCTTTAAAAAGTGTAGGTTTAGAAAATGCAATAGATTTAATGCCTAACGAGTTATCTGGTGGAATGAAACGACGTATAGCTTTGGCCAGAACTTTAATATTAAAACCTAAAATAATTTTATATGATGAACCTACTACTGGTTTGGACCCTATCACTTCAAAAGAAATTATTCAATTAATGAAATCTATTCAAAAAACGTATAAAACATCTTCAATTGTTATTACACATGATATTGATTGTGCACGTGTAGTTGCAGATAGAATGATTTTACTCATCGATGGAAAAAATTATATAGAAGGAACTTTTAATTCAATAGCACAATCTGAAGATCCTAAAGTAAAAGCCTTTTTTAAATAA